The Silvibacterium dinghuense DNA window TACGCATATTCGGCGTTCCAGCCCGGCGTCATCGGCAGGTCGAATCCGCCGTAGCCGGTCATCAGCAGCCGCGTCTTGCCATCGCGCGGCAATCCCTTCTTGCCGGCGATGAACATCGGCACCCGTGTGCCATCCTTCGAGGTGTAGAAGACCTGTTGCACTTCATATTTGTCCGAGTCGAAGGGGATGTTGGGTCTGGCAAAGATCTCCGTCTTGCCCGTCCGCGTGTTGTAGCGATAAATCGTCGGCGGCGTGATGAAGGACTGGAAGGTATAGAAGCCCTCTTCCTGCTTCGGCCGGCCGTAGACCACGGAGCCCGAGCCGATGCCGGGATAGGGAAGCGTGCCGGTCTGCTTGCCATCGAGCGAGTAGATCGTTGTCTCGCTCTTCACATCATGCAGCTGTGAGACAAACAGCTTGCCCCCTGCAATGCTGAAGCTGTCGATCACGTCCTTGCCTGCGGGAATCAGCGTCTTCCACTGTGCAGCGGTCTCGCCCGGCTTGACCTCGGCGATGCGTCCGTTGGCCGCCTCGTAATCCGTCATCAGAAAGAAGCGGTCGTTCGCCTCGGCCATGCTGGTGTGGGCTTCTACTCCGTAGACCAGCGGCACCAGCTCGCTGCCCGGCTTGCGTAGGTCGCGCACCAGGATGTCATCGCGTGTCGCCGGCACTCCATGGGAGATCGAGATCACCAGGTAGTGGTTGTCGTCGGTGACGTATACGCCGATCAGTGCGAGTTCACCCAGCTTCTCGCCGCGGTATTCGCCGCCAAAGATCTTCTCGTCGTGCGCCGCGTCGCCGCCCAGCTTGTGGAACCACACGGTCGTGCCGCTGTGCTCGAAGCGCGAATAATAGAGACCCTTGTGATCCGGGCTCAGGCTCACGCCCATGTAGCGCGCCGAGGGCAGGGAATCGGGCAGATCCTTTTTCGCGTCAACATCGAGGATGTGAACGGATTCCTCATCCGCGCCGCCCTGCCGCACGCCGTAGACCAGCAGCTTGCCATCGTCGGAGATATCGTTGATGCCGACTGAGGTGTTCTGGTCCGCGCTCAGCCTGGTTGCATCCACCAGCCGCTCATCGCTGCCTGTCCAGCCATTGCGCACGTAGATCGAGGCCTGATTCTCATCCGCCAGCCGCTTCTCGAAGAAGTACTTTCCGCCTTCGAGCGAGGGCATGGAGTACACATCGATACGCTGCAGCGCGGTCAGCCCCTGCACGATCTCCGGACGATTCTTCACCTGTGAAAGATATTTCTGGGTGTACGCATTCTCTTCGGTGATCCACGCCCGCGTCTCAGGAGCCATCTGCTCTTCGAGCCAGCGGTAGTTGTCGGTGATCTTCGTACCGAAATAGTTGTCGGTGACGGGCTTGACGGCGGCCACTGGCGGAGGCGGCAGGGTGATGCCGTTGTCGCCATGAATCTCACCCGTTTGCTGGGCGAAGAGCATAGGGCTGGCGGCCGCGAGTGCAAGCGCAAGGCTGGCACTCCGGCGACGCACACGGAGAGGATGAGCGGGGTGGCGGAATAGGTTGCGGAGCATGGCAGCAGTGTAATTGCGGTCCACGCCGCTGTCCCGAAAAACCGCAGGCCATACACCCTACAGGTGGATGATCCCCCGCAGAATGGCCCACAGCGAGATTCCAGCCGCCGCTACCCACAGCAGCACGCCCTGAAGCATCGGCCGTGCGCCGACCTCGCGGATTGTCTGCCGTGTGATGCCGGTGCCGACCAGGAACAGCGTTACCGCGAGCCCCAGCCGCCCGAGCCGTGCCAGAGAAGGGTACAGCCCGGCAGCCCACGGTACGTGCTGCAGCGGGAGATAGCTATTTGCTACTGCCGCTGCGACAAAATACAGGATGAACCATGGCAGGTGAATTTTGCCGCGCTGCTGCCCGGCTCGTTTGCCCGCAAAAGCGATGCCCACCGTCAGCGGTACGATCCAGAGCGCCCGCGCCAGCTTGACCGTTGTGCCGACTTCGAGCGCGGTTGCACCATATTTTGCCGCTGCGCCCACCACCGAGCTGGTGTCGTGGATCGCCAGCGCAGACCAGAGCCCAAACTGTGTCTGCGAGAGATGCAGCGCGGAACCGATTGCCGGGAAGAGGAACAGCGCGGCAGAGTTGAGGATGTAGACCGTTCCCATCGAAACAGCCATCTGCCCGTCAGTCGCGGCCGTCACCGGTCCCAGCGCTGCGATCGCGCTCCCGCCGCAGACCGCGGTTCCGGCCGAGATGAGGAAAGACTGTGTCTTCTCCACATGCAGCAGCCGGCCGAGCAGCCAGCCCAGTGCCAGCGCCAGGGAAATACCGGCCGCCGTATACACGAATCCCGAGCGGCCCACGCGGATCACCGTGCCGAGATTCATGCCAAAGCCCAGCAGCACCACCGATGCCTGCAGCAGAAATTTCGAGAGCCGCCGCGCGTCCAGATGATAGGCATGCGGGATCAGCAGTCCGTATGCCAGTCCCGCGCCCAGCGCCAGCGGGGGCGAGAGAAAACCCGCCGCCGCGAGGATGATGCCGAGAAAGAAGAAGTTCTTTGCCATGGCTCCATCTCACCCCCATGGCGATTCGAAATACAGCGAGAAATTGGAATGCCCGATTCGATTTTCTTATCGCTATTGCACGCGGGGCGAGCCACCTTCGCGCCCCGCTCCCACTTTCTCTGCATCAGCAATGAAACGGGGTGCCCTGTCCAGGCTCGGCCTGAGCAGGAGACTCAAACTCCGGGTGCCCCACGTCTCGCAATTGAGACGTGGGATTTTTTATTTGAGCCCTGAGCCGCTGGATCGCGACCAGAGGGAGCGGGAGCCGAAGGCGCAAGGCCGGGACGGCTAGTCCCCGCAGGCGGATCGCCCTGCGCGCAGCAGCCCTGAGCCCACGTTCGCTATCGCAGCCCCGCCTGCGCTATGGCAAAACGCTCGAACGCGCCCGCTGCGCCCTCCGGAGCTGGCCCGGCCCGGCGGATCAGCGACAGGTCGCGCACCATCTCCAGTCCGCGCACCTGCACCACTTTGAGGGTGCCCAGCCGCACCTCCTTGCGAATCGCCCACTCGGAGACAAAGCCGATGCCGAGTCCCGCTTCGACGCCGGAAAGAATGGCTTCGGTCGAGTCCAGATTCATCGCGCGCCTCAGCCTGCGGAGCGGCAGGCCGGCTCGTCGCAGGGCCAGCTCGACGACGCGCCGCGATCCGGACCCGGGCTCGCGCATGAGCAGCGGCTCCTCGAGCAGCGCCTCCGGCTCGATCTCCGGCAGCGATACCCAGCGATGTCCGCGAGGCACAATCAGCACCATGCGGTCTTTGAGAAATCGCTCCTTGTGCACCTCGCGGCTCGATGCCGGCCCTTCGATGATGGCCAGCGCGGTTTCTCCCTTCAGCAGGCCGGCTACGATCTGCTCGGTGTTGCCGCTCGTCAGGGACAGCGTGACGCCCGGATGCAGCCTCCGGAACTCGCCCAGCAGCCGCGGCAGAATATACTGCGCCACTGTCGTCGAGGCTCCCAGCCGCAGCTCGCCTGAGGGCTCACCCTGAACCTGCGCCAGCGCCTCTCGCGCTTCGGTGCAGAGCCGAGCCATGCGCACCGCATACCGCCGCAGAATGTCTCCCTCCCGCGTCAGCCCGATGCGGTTATTGCTGCGGTCGAAAAGCAGGATGCCCAGCTCTTCTTCGAGCGCGTGGATCTGCTGGCTTACGGCCGGCTGGCTCATATGCAGCTGTTCCGCCGCCTTGCGGAAGTTCAGGCAGTCGGCTACCGTGCGAAACACCTTCAGCCGGAAGTTTTCCATGCGTTGCATTTTCTCATCGCATCGTGCCGGAGTTGGTCCTCCATCGTGACCGCACCGGCACGGCAATGAAAGAATCAGAAGAGCACCGCCGAGGAGACCGCAGGATCTCAATGTCCACCACACCCACCACCCCGCGCTGGCAGCGCGCCTTCGCCATGCTGCGTCCCTCGCACAGCCATACGGCCTTTACGGCCACGCTGCTGCTCATGGCCTCGGCCATGGCCTCGCGTGTCATCGGCCTGGTCAGGACGAAGTACATCGCTTACCTGCTCGGCCGTACTTCGGCAGCAGATGCTTTCAACGCTGCCTTCCAGCTGCCAGACCAGATCTCTTATTTCCTCGTCGGAGGCGCGGCGTCGATCACCTTTGTGACCATGCTCACCCGCTATCGCGAGGCCGGTCGCGAGGCCGAGGGCGAGCGCTCAATGTCGATCATCCTTACCACCATGGCTATGGTGCTGAGCGTGGCGATTCTCGCCGCCGAGTTCCTCGCGCCACTCTATGTGCACACGGTGCTCAGCTTCACGCCCGGCTCGGAGACGGCGGTGCTCTGCGCGCGTCTCACGCGCATCCTGTTGCCGGCGCAGCTCTTCTTTCTCGCCGGAGGCATCTTTGCCTCGGTCCTGCTGGTGCGCAAGCAGTTTGCCGTGCAGGCAGTCACGCCGCTGGTCTACAACTGCGGCATCATCCTCGGCGGCGTGCTTCTCTATCGCACCCTCGACTCGGCAGGGCTTGCCGTGGGCGCGGTGGCTGGAGCTTTTCTCGGGCCGTTCCTGTTGAATGCCATCTGGGCTCACCGCGTCGGCATACGCTACCGGCCCATTCTCGACTGGAAGGACAAGGGCCTTCACGAGTGGGTGCGCATGTCGATCCCGCTGATGCTCGGCGTCTCGCTGGTCAGCGCCGACAACTGGATCATCAACAAATTCGCTTCGTACGTCAGCGGCGATCTCTCGCTGCTGACCTATGCCAAGCAGCTCTTCACTGCGCCGGTTGCGCTCGGGCAGGCCGCGGGCGCGGCTTCGTTGCCCTTTCTCGCCTCGCTCTATGGCAAGCGCGATGAGGCAGGCCGTCCCGATCGCGCCGGATTTGCGCAGGCGGTGAATACTTCGGTTTCGCAGATTCTCGCTTTCTCGATTCTGCTCAGCGCCTTCATGATTGCCATGGCCCTGCCGCTGGTCGATGTGCTGTTGCGCGGCGGCGCCTTCCATCGGGCCGACTCGGCCACCATGGCGTCGTACTTTGCGGTCTTCTCGGTATCGCTCTGTCTCTGGTCGGCGCAGGCTATTTACGCGCGCGCCTTCTATGCGGCGGCGAATACGCTTACGCCGATGATCGCGGGCACCATCGTCACCGCTGTCTCGATCCCGGTGTATGCCCTGCTCTTTCACTCCGTCGGCGCTATCGGTCTTGCCGTCGCATCCGATATCGGCATTCTCATCCAGACGTTGACGCTCGCGGTTCTGCTGCATCGCCGCGGCATGGTGCCCGCAGGCGGCCTCAACTATGCCGAACTGCTGCGTTCGCTGGTCGCCGCCGCTGCCGGCTACGCTGCGCTTGTCGCCCTGCGCCATTATGTCTACAGCAACAGCCGGCTCATCGAGCTTGGAGTGCTCGCGCTGGCGACGGTGCTGTGGGTGCTGGTTTCCGGCGCCGTGCTCAAGCTCATCGGCTCAAAGCTGCCCGACCAGCTCATCGCGCGCTTTCTGAAGCGAGGAAAGTAAAAGAGCTACTGTAGATCGCGGGCTTCCAGCCGCGCCAGCCGCTTGTCGACGCCCATGTCGTGCAGGATCTGGTCCATGCGTGCCACCAGCTTTTGTTCGAGGGCATCTGTTTTGGTGATGGACTCTCTGTGCAGCGTGTCCATCCTGTGCTCGAGCGAGTCCACGCGGTTAGCCATTTCCCTGTGCAGCGATTCCATCTTCAGTTCGAGTGCGTCCAGCCGGGTAGTCGTTTCCCGGCTCTGGGAATCCATCTTCTGTTCCAGCGCACTCACCCGCGTCACCGTCTCGTGATTCAGGGACTCCATCTTCTGTTCTAGGGCGGTGATCTGCGTTTGCACCATCCGGTGCTGGGCTTCGGCAATATCGCCGGACGCTTTGACCTGTGCCGAAATCGCCCGCAGCTCCGGTGCCAGAAAATCCTGGAAGATCTGGCGGACGTCCTCGACCATGCTCATGGTGCCAGCTTCCGCCAGTTCTTCCGCTCTGTCAATTGACTTCCGTAACGCGAACTGTGCTCTCTAGTTCGTCGGATGAGCCGGGTCCGGCGCCGGAATGTCCTTCTCCGAGGTGAACGGGGAGGCCGGCAGGCCGGCTGCGTTGTAGAGATTCAGCGTTGGCGCCGGAGCATTCTGCCAGCCGTAGCGCACGTAAAGAGGCTGGGAAACCGAGGGGCTCGAAACAGAAATGTACTCGCCCGCCTCATGGTGCTCGATCTTCGCCTCGGCCCTGGTAAAGTTCCGGTCCGCGCCTGCGACTTCGAATCCGGTCAGCTCGCCATGCTTTGCCGTCAGTCCGTCGCCGTGGTCGAACCAGACCTGTATCGCATCCCCTGCCGGCGTTGCCTGCCGGAAGAGCGGTCCTGAATCTTCGACCTGCTCTCCATAGGCAACTGCGCGAGCCGCCAGTGCAAGCCGATGCCCGACATCCTGCTTGTCGGCCGGATGCACGTTCTCCGGGTTCCCGATATCGATGGTGACTGCCATGGCCGTATTCACCAGCTTGAGCGTGCGCCGCTGCGCCTCGCGGATGACCGGCCAGTCCTCGCCCGCGTTCGAGCGGAAGCTCGAAATCTGTACGTAGAGGAAGGGGAAGTCTCCCTGGCCCCACTGCTTGCGCCAGTCCTCGATCAGCGCCGGGAAGATGCGTTCATAGCTCAGCGCCCGCCTTACATCGCTGTTTGTTTCGCCCTGGTACCAGATGACGCCTTGGATCGGAAGCGGCGTCAGCGGCGCAATCATGCCGTTGAAGAGCCATGACGGATTCCACGAGCGCAGGTCAGGATGCCAGGGATGCTGCGGCTTGGGCTTGCCTGCCGCGGTTGCAGCCTCGTCCGCGCGCTTCTCGGCGGCCTGCAGCCGGGGCACATCGCCGGCATCGCGCGACTTGTCCGCCCAGAATGCAAAGACCGGCATCAGTCCCGGGTCCGCAGCCAGCCCGTCCATGCTCACCCAGCTCTCGCCCGGCGTGCCACCCCAGGTTGAATCGATAACGCCCACCGGGACATGCTCTTTCGCCGCGATTTCGCGGGCAAAGAAGTAAGCCGCCGCCGAGAAGTGCGCCGCCGTATCCGGCGTGCACAAGGTCCAGCCCTCCGGCGAGCCTGCCTGAGGATCGGTGTTCACATCCTGCAGCGGATATGGGGAAGTGGCTTTCTGCACCAGCATCAGCCGCAGCTGCGGTTGGTTCGCGTTGCGGATTTCCTCCGCGCCGTTCTGCATCGGAGTGGTCGGGCCGAAGCCCAGCAGCGGAAACTCCATGTTCGACTGCCCCGAGGCCACCCACACATCGCCGACCAGCACATCGTCCAGCACGATGCGGTTGGTCCCGGCAATGGTTACCTGGTACGGGCCGCCGGCCTTTTCAGCCGGCAGATACAGGCTCCAGTGTCCCAGATCGTCGGCCTTCGCGGCTGCAGAGCTGCCATGCAGCGTGGCTGTCACCTGCTCGCCCGGATCGGCCCATCCCCAGAGATGAATCGGCCGGTTGCGCTGCAGCACCATGTGGCTGCTCAGCAGATGAGGCAGGGTGACTTCGGCGCGGCTGAACGCAGCAGGGCACAGCGCGAGGAGGGGGAGCAGCAGGCGAAGGGATTTCATGATGGCAATGAGTGGTCCGGAAAGGACGCCCCATTTTAAACGCGATCCAGGCTTCGTATAAGGGCACGGCTTGAGCTGTACCGAAAGGGTGTCAAGCAAGACGGAGCGCTTTCAGGAGAAAACAAAAAGGCCCCGGATTGTCTCCGGGGCCTTTTGTTGAGCGGTATGGCTGGTTTACGCCTGCACGGTGGCCGGAGTCTTGGCCGGTTCAGCGGCCGCCGCGGGTGCCGTCTTGGCTTCGTTACCTGGCTTGCGGATGTCGATGCCGCCCTTGAAGAAGGCGCCGTCTTCGATCGAGATGCGCTGCGCGGCCACGTCGCCGGTCAGCGAGCCTTCGCTGCGGATA harbors:
- a CDS encoding YeiH family protein; this encodes MAKNFFFLGIILAAAGFLSPPLALGAGLAYGLLIPHAYHLDARRLSKFLLQASVVLLGFGMNLGTVIRVGRSGFVYTAAGISLALALGWLLGRLLHVEKTQSFLISAGTAVCGGSAIAALGPVTAATDGQMAVSMGTVYILNSAALFLFPAIGSALHLSQTQFGLWSALAIHDTSSVVGAAAKYGATALEVGTTVKLARALWIVPLTVGIAFAGKRAGQQRGKIHLPWFILYFVAAAVANSYLPLQHVPWAAGLYPSLARLGRLGLAVTLFLVGTGITRQTIREVGARPMLQGVLLWVAAAGISLWAILRGIIHL
- a CDS encoding LysR substrate-binding domain-containing protein, encoding MQRMENFRLKVFRTVADCLNFRKAAEQLHMSQPAVSQQIHALEEELGILLFDRSNNRIGLTREGDILRRYAVRMARLCTEAREALAQVQGEPSGELRLGASTTVAQYILPRLLGEFRRLHPGVTLSLTSGNTEQIVAGLLKGETALAIIEGPASSREVHKERFLKDRMVLIVPRGHRWVSLPEIEPEALLEEPLLMREPGSGSRRVVELALRRAGLPLRRLRRAMNLDSTEAILSGVEAGLGIGFVSEWAIRKEVRLGTLKVVQVRGLEMVRDLSLIRRAGPAPEGAAGAFERFAIAQAGLR
- the murJ gene encoding murein biosynthesis integral membrane protein MurJ — translated: MSTTPTTPRWQRAFAMLRPSHSHTAFTATLLLMASAMASRVIGLVRTKYIAYLLGRTSAADAFNAAFQLPDQISYFLVGGAASITFVTMLTRYREAGREAEGERSMSIILTTMAMVLSVAILAAEFLAPLYVHTVLSFTPGSETAVLCARLTRILLPAQLFFLAGGIFASVLLVRKQFAVQAVTPLVYNCGIILGGVLLYRTLDSAGLAVGAVAGAFLGPFLLNAIWAHRVGIRYRPILDWKDKGLHEWVRMSIPLMLGVSLVSADNWIINKFASYVSGDLSLLTYAKQLFTAPVALGQAAGAASLPFLASLYGKRDEAGRPDRAGFAQAVNTSVSQILAFSILLSAFMIAMALPLVDVLLRGGAFHRADSATMASYFAVFSVSLCLWSAQAIYARAFYAAANTLTPMIAGTIVTAVSIPVYALLFHSVGAIGLAVASDIGILIQTLTLAVLLHRRGMVPAGGLNYAELLRSLVAAAAGYAALVALRHYVYSNSRLIELGVLALATVLWVLVSGAVLKLIGSKLPDQLIARFLKRGK
- a CDS encoding prolyl oligopeptidase family serine peptidase yields the protein MRRRSASLALALAAASPMLFAQQTGEIHGDNGITLPPPPVAAVKPVTDNYFGTKITDNYRWLEEQMAPETRAWITEENAYTQKYLSQVKNRPEIVQGLTALQRIDVYSMPSLEGGKYFFEKRLADENQASIYVRNGWTGSDERLVDATRLSADQNTSVGINDISDDGKLLVYGVRQGGADEESVHILDVDAKKDLPDSLPSARYMGVSLSPDHKGLYYSRFEHSGTTVWFHKLGGDAAHDEKIFGGEYRGEKLGELALIGVYVTDDNHYLVISISHGVPATRDDILVRDLRKPGSELVPLVYGVEAHTSMAEANDRFFLMTDYEAANGRIAEVKPGETAAQWKTLIPAGKDVIDSFSIAGGKLFVSQLHDVKSETTIYSLDGKQTGTLPYPGIGSGSVVYGRPKQEEGFYTFQSFITPPTIYRYNTRTGKTEIFARPNIPFDSDKYEVQQVFYTSKDGTRVPMFIAGKKGLPRDGKTRLLMTGYGGFDLPMTPGWNAEYAYWMEQGGYFALPNLRGGNEYGEPWHKAAMFGNKQNVFDDLFAAGEYLIKNGYTSPKHFALRGRSNGGLLMGAAMTQRPDLYGAIWCGYPLLDMLRYQKFEFGRLWTTEYGSAENEKDFPYLVKYSPYQNVKPGTKYPAIMFFTGDSDTRVDPLHARKMAALMQASSGSDRPILLHYSLKGGHSAGVSVTQLVDDEADELAFLWNETN
- a CDS encoding sialate O-acetylesterase, whose product is MKSLRLLLPLLALCPAAFSRAEVTLPHLLSSHMVLQRNRPIHLWGWADPGEQVTATLHGSSAAAKADDLGHWSLYLPAEKAGGPYQVTIAGTNRIVLDDVLVGDVWVASGQSNMEFPLLGFGPTTPMQNGAEEIRNANQPQLRLMLVQKATSPYPLQDVNTDPQAGSPEGWTLCTPDTAAHFSAAAYFFAREIAAKEHVPVGVIDSTWGGTPGESWVSMDGLAADPGLMPVFAFWADKSRDAGDVPRLQAAEKRADEAATAAGKPKPQHPWHPDLRSWNPSWLFNGMIAPLTPLPIQGVIWYQGETNSDVRRALSYERIFPALIEDWRKQWGQGDFPFLYVQISSFRSNAGEDWPVIREAQRRTLKLVNTAMAVTIDIGNPENVHPADKQDVGHRLALAARAVAYGEQVEDSGPLFRQATPAGDAIQVWFDHGDGLTAKHGELTGFEVAGADRNFTRAEAKIEHHEAGEYISVSSPSVSQPLYVRYGWQNAPAPTLNLYNAAGLPASPFTSEKDIPAPDPAHPTN